The window GGGGATTTCAGCTGCAACAGCCCCTTTTTGTTGTGATTCTCGTATACCTGTTTTTAGTGATGGGACTGAGCCTGTTTGGCGCATTCCATTTCGGCACCAGCTTGATGGGGGCAGGCCAGGGACTGACCACCGGTGATGGACTCGGCGCATCCTTTTTTACCGGCGTACTTGCGGCCGTGGTCGCCAGCCCCTGTACCGCACCGTTTATGGCCACAGCGCTCGGCGTTGCCCTTACGCAGCCAGCCCCCCTCGCGCTTTTGGTCTTCGCCTGCCTCGGTTTCGGCATGGCGCTCCCCTTCCTTGCGCTAAGTTACAGCCCCGCGCTTGCGCGTTATTTACCCTCTCCCGGGCCCTGGATGGATGTACTGAAACAAGTACTCGCCTTTCCGCTGCTGGCAACCTGCGTATGGCTTCTCTGGGTACTGGGTAACCAAAGTGGGGTGACGGGCACCGCTATGGCGCTGCTAGGCGCCCTATTCCTCTACTTTGCCCTATGGTTGACGCAGTTCGAACCAAGATCGACGATCTTACGCTGGATCAATCGCGGCCTTGTGTTGGTGAGCCTGCTCGCGGTTGCGCACTTCAGTTGGCATCTTACCGACTACAAGGCCACGAGTTCCGGGACCTACGACAAGTGGCAGACCTTTTCCATGGAGCGACTCAATGAATTGCGTGAACAGGGCGAACCGGTATTTGTGAACCTGACGGCAGATTGGTGTATCACTTGCAAAGTGAACGAACGGGTCGCTTTCAGTTCACAGGATTTCTTCAATCACGCATTAGATAAAGACGTTAACCTGCTGATTGGAGACTGGACAAATGCCAACCCCGAAATCGAAGCACTATTGGCTGAGTTTAACCGCAGCGGGATTCCTCTGTACTTAATGTTCCCTGCAGGTGGCGGCGACGCTGAGATCCTGCCACAATTACTCACGCCAAAAGCCGTAATCAACGCAATCGATCGCGCGGTGGAGTAAAAAAACACCAGCGCTATCCAAACCGACTTCGATCATATAACAACCACTAATTTCATGAACGTCGGGAATATTGAAGCAAAATGCGGTGATTGTCAGCAAAACGGCAATCACCCATAGACATCAGCCGCCAAATTAGGCACAATCCCCTCCAGACATCTCGAAACAGCGTTTTTACACGCAAGTCGAGACATTTCTGCGCTTTTAACCTCATTTTTCTTAAGCTAAGTCGTTAAAAACTTTCTTAAGGCACAGGAATTTTCATGGCTACTATTCTGGTGCTTCACGGGCCAAACCTTAACTTACTAGGTACCCGGGAACCCGAAATCTACGGGCGAGAAACCCTTGCAGATATCGACCAGAAGCTTATGACGCTTTGCCTTGAGCGGGGCCATCATCTGCATTTTCTGCAAAGCAACGCCGAATACGAGTTGATAGACCGAATCCACGACGCACGCAGGGAAGGCGTTAACTTTATCGTGATCAACCCCGCTGCGTTTACGCACACCAGTGTCGCCCTGCGCGATGCGCTTGCAGGCGTCGGTATCCCTTTTGTTGAATGCCACTTATCGAATGTATTCAGCCGTGAAGCCTTTCGTCACCACTCCTATTTTTCCGACATCGCGGTCGGAGTGGTCTGCGGATTTGGCTCACAGAGCTATGAGCTCGCGCTGCAAGCGGCATTCAATTATCTGGATAAAAACAAGCCCGAACAAAAACACAGCTGAATATCGTACCGGAGGAGTGCCGACATTCCTCCCGCAACAACAAAACACAGACCTAGTCACAGCACACAGCTACTGAGAGGACACAATGGACATTCGCAAAATCAAAAAACTGATCGAATTGTTGGAGGAATCCAACGTCGAAGAACTGGAAATTAAAGAAGGCGAAGAATCTGTTCGCATCAGCCGTGGTGGTGCGCGCTCAGCCGCCGCTCCCATGCAAACAGTATTTCAACCTGCGCCGGTTGCCGCGGCACCTGCACCAGCCCCCGTGGCCGCTGCGCCCGCTCCGAGTGAAGAAAAAGCCCCGGAAGTGGCAGGCCACAAAGTGGTGTCCCCTATGGTTGGCACCTTCTACCGTTCGCCAAGCCCCGGTGCTTCGGCGTTTGTCGAAGTCGGTCAGTCTGTAAAAGCTGGCGATGTAGTGTGCATCGTTGAAGCGATGAAGATGATGAACCAGATAGAAGCCGATAAATCCGGTGTGGTGGAAGCGATTCTGGTGGAAGATGGAGAGCCTGTAGAGTACGACCAACCTCTGCTCGTCATTAACTAAGAGCGGGGTAGCCATCATGTTTAACAAAGTCCTCATTGC of the Teredinibacter turnerae T7901 genome contains:
- a CDS encoding protein-disulfide reductase DsbD family protein, producing MTRYFFKASAATQFSLRYFLSLSLLFVAFQAYGDTYNFGASSNNDDFLSVDQAYQANVELHNNSLETDWTIAPGYYLYQHRFKMEAYNTEQREELELQFAPGLRKYDDYYQKELEVYYDNTTFKSAPPSIKPPYELLLVSQGCADAGLCYPPRKQYFQVDTDGIVVETPESTIESSASTAVTQKPSAQEQTPASPSQPFNPLILLGALLGGLILNLMPCVFPVLSLKALSFASNNHQDGKQHLHGWAYTLGVVISFLIAASIILVARHTGEALGWGFQLQQPLFVVILVYLFLVMGLSLFGAFHFGTSLMGAGQGLTTGDGLGASFFTGVLAAVVASPCTAPFMATALGVALTQPAPLALLVFACLGFGMALPFLALSYSPALARYLPSPGPWMDVLKQVLAFPLLATCVWLLWVLGNQSGVTGTAMALLGALFLYFALWLTQFEPRSTILRWINRGLVLVSLLAVAHFSWHLTDYKATSSGTYDKWQTFSMERLNELREQGEPVFVNLTADWCITCKVNERVAFSSQDFFNHALDKDVNLLIGDWTNANPEIEALLAEFNRSGIPLYLMFPAGGGDAEILPQLLTPKAVINAIDRAVE
- the accB gene encoding acetyl-CoA carboxylase biotin carboxyl carrier protein: MDIRKIKKLIELLEESNVEELEIKEGEESVRISRGGARSAAAPMQTVFQPAPVAAAPAPAPVAAAPAPSEEKAPEVAGHKVVSPMVGTFYRSPSPGASAFVEVGQSVKAGDVVCIVEAMKMMNQIEADKSGVVEAILVEDGEPVEYDQPLLVIN
- the aroQ gene encoding type II 3-dehydroquinate dehydratase; this translates as MATILVLHGPNLNLLGTREPEIYGRETLADIDQKLMTLCLERGHHLHFLQSNAEYELIDRIHDARREGVNFIVINPAAFTHTSVALRDALAGVGIPFVECHLSNVFSREAFRHHSYFSDIAVGVVCGFGSQSYELALQAAFNYLDKNKPEQKHS